The Euphorbia lathyris chromosome 2, ddEupLath1.1, whole genome shotgun sequence genome includes a window with the following:
- the LOC136220135 gene encoding DEAD-box ATP-dependent RNA helicase 15-like, which translates to MGEVKDNDAYEEELLDYVEEEEKAPDSVSGKTAESAKKGYVGIHSSGFREFLLKPELLRAIVDSGFEHPSEVQHECIPQAILTMDVICQAKSGMGKTAVFVLSTLQQIDPVAGQVAAALVLCHTRELAYQICHEFERFSTYLPDVKVAVFYGGVNVKVHKDILKNECPNIVVGTPGRILALARDKELSLKNVKHFILDECDKMLESLDMRRDVQEIFKMTPHDKQVMMFSATLSKEIRPICKKFMQDPMEIYVDDEAKLTLHGLVQHYIKLTELEKNRKLNDLLDALDFNQVVIFVKSVNRAAELNRLLVECNFPSICIHSGMSQEERLSRYKSFKEGHKRILVATDLVGRGIDIERVNIVINYDMPDSADTYLHRVGRAGRFGTKGLAITFVSYASDSDVLNQVQARFEVDIKELPQQIDTSTYMPS; encoded by the exons ATGGGAGAAGTGAAAGACAACGACGCTTACGAGGAGGAGCTGCTCGACTAtgtggaggaggaggagaaggccCCTGATTCCGTCTCCGGTAAGACCGCAGAATCTGCTAAGAAGGGTTATGTCGGGATTCACAGTTCGGGATTCAGAGAGTTCCTTTTGAAGCCAGAGCTTCTACGAGCCATTGTAGATTCTGGATTTGAACATCCTTCAGAAGTTCAACATGAGTGCATCCCTCAAGCTATCTTAACAATGGATGTCATTTGCCAAGCAAAATCTGGGATGGGGAAGACAGCTGTCTTTGTTTTATCTACTCTGCAGCAGATTGACCCTGTAGCAGGTCAAGTGGCTGCTGCTCTTGTTCTTTGCCATACAAGAGAATTAGCATATCAG ATATGCCATGAATTTGAGAGATTCAGCACCTATTTGCCTGATGTCAAGGTTGCTGTCTTTTATGGTGGTGTCAATGTGAAGGTGCACAAGGATATACTGAAAAATGAATGTCCTAATATTGTTGTTGGAACTCCTGGTAGAATATTAGCACTAGCCAGAGATAAAGAACTCAGTTTGAAGAATGTGAAACATTTTATACTAGATGAGTGTGACAAGATGCTTGAATCCCTTGACATGAGGAGAGATGTGCAGGAGATATTCAAGATGACTCCTCATGACAAGCAAGTTATGATGTTTTCAGCAACACTTAGCAAGGAGATTCGTCCTATTTGCAAGAAATTTATGCAAGATCCCATGGAGATTTACGTAGACGACGAAGCCAAATTGACACTACATGGTCTTGTACAG CACTACATTAAATTGACAGAGTTGGAGAAGAATCGGAAGCTGAATGACCTACTTGATGCCTTGGATTTCAATCAAGTTGTCATTTTTGTCAAAAGTGTGAACAGAGCAGCTGAGCTGAACAGATTATTGGTGGAGTGCAACTTCCCTTCTATATGTATCCACTCTGGAATGTCTCAGGAAGAAAGGTTGAGTCGTTATAAGAGTTTCAAGGAGGGGCATAAGCGAATTCTAGTAGCCACGGATTTGGTTGGTAGAGGAATTGATATTGAACGTGTGAACATTGTTATCAACTATGACATGCCAGATTCTGCTGATACTTACCTGCACAGGGTGGGAAGAGCTGGTAGATTTGGTACCAAAGGTCTGGCAATTACATTTGTTTCATATGCATCTGATTCTGATGTTCTAAATCAGGTTCAAGCAAGGTTTGAGGTGGATATAAAGGAGCTTCCTCAGCAGATTGATACTTCCACATATATGCCATCATGA